Proteins encoded by one window of Fischerella sp. PCC 9605:
- the rfbC gene encoding dTDP-4-dehydrorhamnose 3,5-epimerase translates to MIFIETELKGAYIIELEQKHDHRGFFARTFCAKEFEAHGLKPAVAQCNLSFNYKKGTLRGMHYQISPAAETKLVRCTQGAIYDVIIDMRPESPTFLQHIGVELTAENHRALYVPEMFAHGYQALTDGAEVVYQVGEFYTPGYERGLRYDDPFFNIQWPLEVTEISEKDANWPLMRMMSVGGTQPR, encoded by the coding sequence GAACTCAAAGGCGCATATATTATTGAACTAGAACAAAAGCACGACCATCGTGGTTTCTTCGCTCGCACTTTCTGCGCTAAAGAATTTGAGGCACATGGTTTAAAGCCAGCAGTTGCTCAGTGCAATTTGTCTTTCAACTATAAAAAAGGAACCTTACGGGGAATGCACTATCAAATTTCCCCAGCAGCGGAAACTAAATTAGTTCGCTGTACTCAAGGCGCTATCTACGACGTAATTATTGATATGCGTCCTGAGTCACCCACTTTCTTGCAACATATTGGTGTGGAACTAACCGCAGAAAACCATCGTGCTTTATATGTACCGGAAATGTTTGCTCACGGCTATCAAGCACTCACCGATGGGGCGGAAGTAGTGTATCAAGTCGGGGAGTTTTACACACCAGGGTATGAAAGGGGTCTGCGCTATGACGATCCATTTTTTAACATTCAATGGCCTCTAGAAGTAACTGAAATTTCTGAGAAAGATGCAAATTGGCCTTTGATGAGAATGATGAGTGTCGGTGGTACGCAACCTAGATAA